Proteins from a genomic interval of Watersipora subatra chromosome 10, tzWatSuba1.1, whole genome shotgun sequence:
- the LOC137406034 gene encoding arylsulfatase B-like, with the protein MKSLVCFLALSFLMSANARWFRSSRLKFFDSTNDRYRDRSGKRPNIVYIMADDLGWNDVGFHNPKVRTPNLNALRAKGIELSQFYVQESCSPTRSALLTGKYPSRNGLQQMAVQLTSPFCLPLTHKTLYQYMKEEGYVTKHVGKWHLGDCNERCLPNNRGVDEFRGGMTGAADYFNWTDNGVMTRERNGMPTVENIGTHLTTQDTIDARELILAHRNNPNPLFMWITPTAPHDPLQVTNEMFNVHDFLNPSDPEEEARRRYLGLVSAFDDMVGVTMTTLQEAGIADNTIIIFSSDNGGPNGMPPFPEWDYAANNYPLRNNKGSLTEGGVRTPTIYYDPRLHPRTRGTTRDFLIHVTDWLPTFLHLANPKRRRIALRGIDGVSQLPNLGSRYTQAQQRKYHRRSEMLVGLNGGRGARCSTENAVFRWKDYKLLYGLSYFGAPTPPSESEWRRPEESPELPAIIGDDCHRIVDGQRVVRCLFNVRDDPSETRNLYDLKPQLVEKLIRKIQQAKEDSVTAVFRPAVGVSSATTQLWRGFTIPRHDYCTPETDFPLRPVSSACINI; encoded by the exons ATGAAAAGTCTAGTTTGTTTCCTTGCGTTATCTTTTTTGATGAGTGCGAATGCGAGATGGTTTAGATCTTCAAGACTAAAGTTTTTTGATTCAACAAATGATCGATACAGAGATAGAAGTGGAAAAAGGCCGAATATCGTTTACATAATGGCTGATGATTTAG GCTGGAACGATGTTGGATTTCACAACCCAAAGGTAAGGACTCCTAACTTGAATGCACTGAGAGCCAAAGGAATAGAACTATCACAATTCTATGTACAGGAATCTTGTAGCCC AACAAGGTCTGCTCTATTGACTGGAAAGTATCCTTCAAGAAATGGACTGCAG CAAATGGCGGTACAGCTAACATCACCTTTTTGTCTACCGCTGACACACAAGACTCTGTATCAATACATGAAAGAGGAAGGCTATGTGACAAAACATGTCGGAAA GTGGCATTTGGGAGACTGCAATGAGCGGTGCCTGCCAAATAATCGAGGGGTTGACGAATTCAGAGGGGGGATGACGGGAGCTGCGGATTACTTCAATTGGA CTGATAACGGGGTGATGACACGAGAACGGAATGGCATGCCGACTGTTGAAAATATAGGAACACATTTAACG ACACAAGACACAATAGATGCCAGAGAACTGATATTAGCCCACAGAAATAACCCAAACCCTTTGTTTATGTGGATAACACCAACCGCTCCTCACGACCCCTTACAG GTTACTAACGAAATGTTCAATGTCCACGATTTCTTGAATCCATCTGATCCTGAAGAAGAAGCAAGAAGAAGATATCTAG GTCTTGTTTCTGCTTTTGATGACATGGTAGGAGTAACAATGACAACCTTACAAGAAGCAGGAATTGCCGACAACACAATAATTATCTTTTCTTCTGAC AATGGTGGACCCAATGGTATGCCACCATTTCCTGAATGGGACTATGCGGCCAACAACTACCCTCTTCGAAATAACAAAGGATCACTAACTGAAGGAGGTGTTCGCACACCCACAATATATTATGACCCTAGGCTACATCCAAGAACTAGAGGAACTACGAGAGACTTTTTAATACATGTCACTGATTGGCTACCTACATTCCTTCACCTAGCGAACCCAAAAAGACGAAGAATTGCACTGCGGG GAATTGATGGAGTGTCTCAACTTCCTAATTTGGGCTCAAGGTACACTCAAGCTCAACAAAGAAAATACCATCGCAGATCAGAGATGCTTGTAGGTCTGAATGGAGGAAGAGGCGCAAGGTGTTCAACAGAAAACGCTGTTTTCAG ATGGAAAGACTACAAACTCTTATATGGATTGAGTTACTTTGGGGCACCAACACCACCTTCCGAATCAGAATGGCGCAGACCTGAAGAATCACCAGAACTTCCTGCAATCATCGGTGATGATTGTCACAGAATAGTTGATGGCCAACGTGTGGTTAGATGTCTCTTCAATGTTAGAG ATGATCCAAGTGAAACAAGAAACCTCTATGACCTCAAACCTCAATTGGTTGAGAAGTTGATTCGTAAAATTCAACAAGCCAAAGAAGATTCAGTGACGGCAGTCTTTCGACCTGCTGTTGGAGTCAGTTCTGCCACAACTCAACTTTGGAGAGGGTTTACCATACCCAGACATGACTACTGCACACCGGAAACAGACTTTCCACTGCGACCAGTTAGCTCTGcttgtattaatatataa